The proteins below are encoded in one region of Streptomyces sp. NBC_00490:
- a CDS encoding lamin tail domain-containing protein, with translation MRIRLAATTAAAAGTLLALTAVPAQAAEYTSALKLRGVQYDAPGSDSNSCSTGNTKDEYLTVKNYSSSKTVNLKGYVVEDAVGNYFEFPANHYLQPGDYVKLRGGNGSDSDAKNVVYRDNCNFIWNNDKDTIYLYKPSGSRADVHSYTKSGSDPDGNGYIKFHS, from the coding sequence ATGCGTATACGCCTTGCCGCCACGACCGCCGCCGCCGCGGGCACACTGCTCGCGCTCACGGCCGTACCGGCCCAGGCCGCCGAGTACACGTCCGCGCTGAAGCTCCGCGGCGTCCAGTACGACGCGCCCGGCAGCGACTCCAACAGCTGCTCCACGGGGAACACCAAGGACGAGTATCTGACCGTCAAGAACTACTCGTCGAGCAAGACCGTGAACCTGAAGGGCTACGTCGTCGAGGACGCGGTCGGCAACTACTTCGAGTTCCCGGCGAACCACTACCTCCAGCCCGGTGACTACGTGAAGCTCCGGGGCGGCAACGGCTCCGACTCCGACGCCAAGAACGTCGTCTACCGCGACAACTGCAACTTCATATGGAACAACGACAAGGACACGATCTACCTCTACAAGCCCTCCGGCAGCCGGGCCGACGTGCACTCGTACACCAAGAGCGGCTCCGACCCGGACGGGAACGGTTACATCAAGTTCCACAGCTGA
- a CDS encoding chitosanase yields the protein MKHPTHASRRTVLTLIGASLATAPLLTSPAAAARTTATGLDDPAKKEIAMQLVSSAENSSLDWKAQYRYIEDIGDGRGYTAGIIGFCSGTGDMLDLVELYADRRPGNVLARYLPALRRVDGTDSHAGLDPDFPRDWRRAAQDQAFRQAQNDERDRVYFTPAVRQGKADGLRVLGQFAYYDAIVMHGDGSDPTSFRNIRKRALNQARPPAQGGDEVTYLHAFLDARVWAMKQEEAHSDTSRVDTAQRVFLRAGNLDLNPPLDWKVYGDSYHIG from the coding sequence GTGAAACACCCCACGCACGCCTCGCGCCGCACCGTCCTCACCCTGATCGGCGCGTCCCTCGCCACAGCACCCCTGCTCACCTCCCCAGCCGCCGCGGCCCGCACGACCGCGACGGGACTCGACGACCCGGCGAAGAAGGAGATCGCCATGCAGCTGGTGTCGAGCGCGGAGAACTCCTCGCTCGACTGGAAGGCGCAGTACCGGTACATCGAGGACATCGGCGACGGCCGCGGCTACACCGCCGGCATCATCGGCTTCTGCTCCGGCACCGGCGACATGCTCGACCTCGTCGAGCTGTACGCCGACCGCCGCCCCGGCAATGTCCTCGCCCGCTACCTGCCGGCGCTCCGCCGGGTCGACGGCACCGACTCGCACGCCGGACTCGACCCGGACTTCCCCCGGGACTGGCGCCGGGCCGCCCAGGACCAGGCGTTCCGGCAGGCGCAGAACGACGAGCGCGACCGCGTGTACTTCACCCCGGCCGTGCGCCAGGGCAAGGCCGACGGGCTGCGCGTGCTGGGCCAGTTCGCCTACTACGACGCCATCGTGATGCACGGCGACGGCAGCGACCCGACCAGCTTCCGCAACATCCGAAAGCGCGCCCTGAACCAGGCCAGGCCCCCGGCCCAGGGCGGCGACGAGGTCACCTACCTGCATGCCTTCCTGGACGCGCGGGTGTGGGCCATGAAGCAGGAGGAGGCCCACAGCGACACCAGCCGCGTCGACACCGCCCAGCGGGTCTTCCTGCGCGCGGGCAACCTCGACCTGAACCCGCCGCTGGACTGGAAGGTGTACGGGGACAGTTACCACATCGGCTGA
- a CDS encoding RNA polymerase sigma factor: MQSTGDPSVADLPDVVPRDGVESDASVVERSREEPDAFEILFHRYADDIHRYAARRLGAEAADDLMAETFVIAFQQRHRYDLSRPHARPWLYGIVTNLVGQHRRAEARRLRAFSRVASTGAGDGGEALADRVVAKVGAEHSRAQLAGALAKLPARYRDVLLVIAWGDLDYAEAAEALGIPVGTVRSRLNRARTRLRDALGGADPTALHEENEETDRG, from the coding sequence ATGCAATCGACAGGCGATCCGAGCGTCGCAGACCTTCCCGACGTCGTCCCACGCGACGGCGTCGAGTCCGACGCCTCGGTCGTCGAGCGTTCGCGGGAGGAGCCCGATGCCTTCGAGATCCTCTTCCACCGCTACGCCGACGACATCCACCGCTACGCGGCCCGACGGCTCGGCGCCGAGGCGGCCGACGACCTGATGGCCGAGACCTTCGTCATCGCGTTCCAGCAGCGCCACCGCTACGACCTGTCCCGGCCACACGCCCGCCCGTGGCTCTACGGGATCGTCACCAACCTCGTCGGCCAGCACCGGCGCGCCGAGGCGCGACGGTTGAGGGCGTTCTCGCGCGTCGCCTCGACGGGGGCCGGTGACGGCGGCGAGGCGCTGGCCGACCGGGTCGTGGCGAAGGTCGGCGCCGAGCACTCCCGCGCCCAACTGGCAGGTGCGCTCGCCAAGTTGCCCGCACGCTACCGGGACGTGCTGCTGGTGATCGCCTGGGGCGATCTCGACTACGCCGAGGCCGCGGAGGCCCTCGGCATCCCCGTGGGCACCGTGCGCTCACGGCTCAACCGGGCGCGGACCAGGCTGCGCGACGCACTGGGCGGGGCGGACCCCACAGCCCTTCACGAGGAGAACGAGGAGACCGACCGTGGATGA
- a CDS encoding CU044_5270 family protein, producing MDDLTVVREFEADVAPLTDDARFAARARLRREIVRDGRSGALSRRLMLRVAVVGTATAAVAGGVVVAARHDGDGGADTSRMATMSAAELLHKAAARSRADSAGTPVPRDDQYVYTKMFITRTFVKGGKHRTWTDESWMSVDGSKPSRRQEYGKVHRDPPLGRNEVMWPPTQYAKLAEWPTDPDKLLDRLRMGLSTDDKRVNASVGSDKAREAPMSQADIDAMAFANAVQFFVVPRIMPPGLEAATFEAVARIPGIRIDREAVDGLGRKGVAVSYPKFDFAFIFDATDYAYLGLRLKGSTAVVVDGKFQHRDRYHEMRAREELGVVDRIGQRP from the coding sequence GTGGATGACCTCACTGTGGTGCGCGAGTTCGAGGCCGACGTGGCCCCGCTCACCGACGACGCCCGTTTCGCCGCCCGCGCCCGGCTGCGGCGTGAAATCGTCCGGGACGGCCGCTCGGGCGCGCTGTCCCGGCGGCTGATGCTCAGGGTCGCGGTGGTGGGGACCGCCACGGCGGCCGTCGCCGGTGGCGTGGTCGTGGCCGCCCGGCACGACGGAGACGGGGGCGCGGACACCTCGCGGATGGCGACGATGAGCGCGGCCGAGCTGCTGCACAAGGCCGCGGCGCGATCCCGTGCCGACAGCGCCGGGACGCCGGTCCCGCGCGACGACCAGTACGTCTACACCAAGATGTTCATCACCCGGACCTTTGTGAAGGGCGGGAAGCACCGGACCTGGACGGACGAGAGCTGGATGTCCGTGGACGGCTCCAAGCCCTCCCGGCGCCAGGAGTACGGCAAGGTCCACCGCGATCCGCCGCTCGGCAGGAACGAGGTGATGTGGCCGCCGACCCAGTACGCCAAGCTGGCGGAGTGGCCGACGGACCCGGACAAGCTCCTGGACAGGCTGCGGATGGGCTTGAGCACCGACGACAAGCGGGTGAATGCGTCGGTGGGATCGGACAAGGCCCGGGAGGCGCCGATGAGCCAGGCCGACATCGACGCCATGGCGTTCGCCAACGCCGTCCAGTTCTTCGTGGTTCCGCGGATCATGCCGCCCGGGCTGGAGGCGGCCACGTTCGAGGCGGTCGCCCGGATCCCCGGCATCCGGATCGACCGCGAGGCGGTGGACGGCCTCGGCCGCAAGGGAGTGGCCGTCTCCTACCCGAAGTTCGACTTCGCGTTCATCTTCGACGCGACGGACTACGCGTACCTGGGGCTGCGTCTGAAGGGGAGCACCGCGGTCGTCGTCGACGGGAAGTTCCAGCATCGCGACCGGTACCACGAGATGCGTGCCCGGGAGGAGTTGGGCGTCGTGGACCGCATCGGTCAGCGTCCGTAG
- a CDS encoding FAD-dependent oxidoreductase: protein MPRPLRVAIVGAGPAGIYAADALLKSDVATEPGVSIDIFERMPAPFGLIRYGVAPDHPRIKGIIKALHQVLDKPQVRLFGNVDYGTDIHLDDLRAFYDGVIFSTGAMADRELKIPGVELDGSYGAADFASWYDGHPDVPRTWPLEAEKVAVLGVGNVALDISRILAKTADELLPTEIPPNVYEGLKANKAVEIHVFGRRGPAQAKFSPMELRELDHSPNIEVIVNPEDIDYDEGSIAERRGNKQVDMVAKTLENWAIRDIGDRPHKLYLHFFESPTEILGEDGKVVGLRTERTELDGTGNVKGTGQFTDWDVNAVYRAVGYLSDKLPKLPWDIGSGTVPDEGGRVIQESGAHLASVYVTGWIRRGPVGLIGHTKGDANETVANLLDDFANDRLQTPASPEPEAVQAFLAERELRVTTWEGWYKLDAAEKALGEPQGRERVKLVEREDMLKASGA, encoded by the coding sequence ATGCCCCGCCCCCTGCGGGTAGCCATCGTCGGCGCCGGCCCGGCCGGCATCTACGCCGCCGACGCTCTGCTCAAGTCCGACGTGGCCACCGAGCCCGGTGTGTCCATCGACATCTTCGAGCGGATGCCCGCCCCGTTCGGGCTGATCCGGTACGGCGTCGCTCCTGACCATCCCCGCATCAAGGGCATCATCAAGGCCCTGCACCAGGTCCTCGACAAGCCGCAGGTCCGTCTCTTCGGCAACGTGGACTACGGCACCGACATCCACCTGGACGACCTGCGCGCGTTCTACGACGGCGTGATCTTCTCGACCGGTGCCATGGCGGACCGCGAGCTGAAGATCCCCGGTGTCGAGCTCGACGGCTCCTACGGCGCCGCCGACTTCGCCTCCTGGTACGACGGCCACCCGGACGTGCCGCGCACCTGGCCGCTGGAGGCCGAGAAGGTCGCCGTCCTGGGCGTGGGCAACGTGGCGCTCGACATCTCCCGCATCCTCGCAAAGACGGCCGACGAGCTGCTGCCGACCGAGATCCCGCCGAACGTCTACGAGGGCCTCAAGGCGAACAAGGCCGTCGAGATCCACGTCTTCGGCCGCCGTGGCCCGGCGCAGGCGAAGTTCAGCCCGATGGAGCTGCGCGAGCTGGACCACTCCCCCAACATCGAGGTCATCGTCAACCCCGAGGACATCGACTACGACGAGGGCTCGATCGCCGAGCGGCGGGGTAACAAGCAGGTCGACATGGTCGCCAAGACCCTGGAGAACTGGGCCATCCGCGACATCGGCGACCGTCCGCACAAGCTCTACCTGCACTTCTTCGAGTCTCCGACGGAGATACTCGGCGAGGACGGCAAGGTCGTCGGTCTGCGCACCGAGCGCACCGAGCTGGACGGCACCGGCAACGTCAAGGGCACCGGGCAGTTCACCGACTGGGACGTCAACGCGGTCTACCGCGCGGTCGGTTACCTCTCCGACAAGCTCCCCAAGCTGCCCTGGGACATCGGCTCGGGCACCGTCCCGGACGAGGGCGGCCGCGTCATCCAGGAGAGCGGCGCGCACCTTGCGTCCGTGTACGTCACCGGCTGGATCCGGCGCGGTCCGGTGGGCCTCATCGGCCACACCAAGGGCGACGCCAACGAGACCGTGGCGAACCTGCTGGACGACTTCGCGAACGACCGTCTGCAGACGCCGGCCTCTCCCGAGCCGGAGGCCGTGCAGGCGTTCCTCGCCGAGCGCGAGCTCCGCGTCACCACCTGGGAGGGCTGGTACAAGCTGGACGCCGCCGAGAAGGCGCTGGGCGAGCCGCAGGGCCGCGAGCGCGTGAAGCTCGTCGAGCGTGAGGACATGCTCAAGGCGAGCGGCGCGTAA
- a CDS encoding DUF1152 domain-containing protein produces MFSLHEPALFTRLRTARRVLVAGAGGGFDIYAGLPLALALRAAGKEVHLANLSFSDLYGLDTDVWLDMDVAAVRPDTAARGDYFPERSLAQWLDHQGLPATVYAFPRTGVQPLRAAYRTLLDHLGPVDAIVLVDGGTDILLRGDEHGLGTPEEDMASLAAVAGLADIPERLVACLGFGVDAYHGVNHSLVLENLAALDREGGYLGAFSLPRESREGALYLDAVAHAQECTPEHPSIVNGSIAAAVRGDFGDVRFTERTRDSELFINPLMALYFCVDAPALARRNLYLDRLEDTALMRQISSVIADFRDELPRQRPPRAYPH; encoded by the coding sequence GTGTTCTCCCTCCATGAGCCTGCCCTCTTCACTCGCCTTCGTACCGCGCGACGGGTACTCGTCGCCGGCGCGGGCGGCGGTTTCGACATCTACGCCGGTCTTCCGCTGGCCCTCGCGCTGAGGGCGGCCGGAAAGGAAGTACATCTGGCCAACCTGTCGTTCTCGGATCTGTACGGCCTCGACACGGACGTGTGGCTGGACATGGACGTCGCGGCCGTGCGCCCCGACACCGCCGCCCGCGGTGACTACTTCCCCGAGCGCTCCCTGGCCCAGTGGCTGGACCACCAGGGTCTGCCCGCGACGGTCTACGCCTTCCCGCGCACCGGCGTACAGCCGCTGCGGGCCGCCTACCGCACGCTCCTCGACCACCTCGGCCCGGTGGACGCGATCGTGCTGGTGGACGGCGGGACCGACATCCTGCTGCGGGGCGACGAGCACGGACTCGGCACCCCGGAGGAGGACATGGCGAGCCTGGCCGCGGTGGCGGGGCTGGCGGACATACCCGAACGACTCGTGGCGTGCCTCGGGTTCGGGGTGGACGCCTACCACGGCGTCAACCACTCCCTGGTCCTGGAGAACCTGGCCGCGCTGGACCGCGAGGGCGGCTATCTGGGCGCGTTCTCCCTGCCGCGCGAAAGCCGCGAAGGCGCCCTCTACCTCGACGCGGTGGCCCATGCCCAGGAGTGCACCCCGGAGCACCCGAGCATCGTCAACGGCTCCATCGCCGCGGCCGTGCGCGGCGACTTCGGGGACGTCCGCTTCACCGAACGCACCCGCGACAGCGAGCTGTTCATCAATCCGCTCATGGCCCTGTACTTCTGCGTCGACGCCCCGGCCCTCGCCCGTCGCAACCTCTACCTGGACCGGCTCGAGGACACCGCGCTGATGCGCCAGATCAGTTCCGTCATCGCGGACTTCCGTGACGAACTGCCACGGCAGCGGCCACCACGCGCGTACCCGCACTGA
- a CDS encoding zinc-dependent alcohol dehydrogenase family protein: MTTTVRFHELGGPEVLRLENVPVGEPGAGELLIRVDAIGLNRAEVLFRSGQYIEPARLPARLGIEAAGIVEAVGADVTGFATGQQVSVVPAFSMNDYGVYAERALVPARAVLRRPDGLDAIAGAAVWMPYMTAYGALVEVGGMRAGDTVVLTAASSSVGLAAIQVARSVGAVPVATTRTRAKREALLKAGAAEVIVTAEDDVVGRVLELTAGRGAEFVFDAVAGPGVVDLARVVAPGGTLFLYGALSGEPTPYPGFDLGMPALNMRTYTLPETTRDPERLRRAEAFVTAGLSTGVFAPVVDRVFALEEIAEAHRYMEAGSQVGKIVVTVEH; encoded by the coding sequence ATGACCACAACCGTGCGGTTCCATGAACTCGGCGGGCCCGAGGTGCTGCGGCTGGAGAACGTGCCGGTCGGCGAACCCGGCGCCGGCGAGCTGCTGATCCGCGTGGACGCCATCGGTCTCAACCGGGCCGAAGTGCTGTTCCGCAGCGGCCAGTACATCGAACCCGCACGGCTCCCCGCCCGGCTCGGCATCGAGGCCGCGGGCATCGTCGAGGCGGTCGGCGCGGACGTGACGGGGTTCGCGACCGGCCAACAGGTCAGCGTGGTACCGGCGTTCTCCATGAACGACTACGGGGTCTACGCCGAGCGCGCCCTCGTCCCCGCCAGGGCGGTACTGCGCCGCCCCGACGGGCTAGACGCCATCGCCGGGGCCGCGGTGTGGATGCCGTACATGACGGCCTACGGCGCGCTGGTCGAGGTCGGCGGGATGCGGGCCGGGGACACCGTCGTCCTGACGGCCGCGTCCAGCAGCGTGGGCCTGGCCGCCATCCAGGTCGCCCGCAGCGTCGGCGCGGTCCCCGTCGCCACCACCCGCACCCGCGCCAAGAGGGAGGCGCTGCTGAAGGCGGGCGCGGCCGAGGTGATCGTGACCGCGGAGGACGACGTCGTCGGCCGGGTGCTGGAGCTGACGGCGGGGCGCGGCGCCGAGTTCGTCTTCGACGCCGTCGCCGGTCCAGGGGTGGTGGACCTGGCCCGGGTGGTCGCCCCCGGCGGCACACTGTTCCTGTACGGCGCGTTGAGCGGGGAGCCGACCCCGTACCCCGGGTTCGACCTCGGCATGCCCGCGCTGAACATGCGTACCTACACCCTCCCCGAGACGACACGGGACCCCGAACGGCTGCGCCGCGCCGAGGCGTTCGTCACCGCCGGTCTGAGCACAGGTGTGTTCGCACCTGTCGTGGACCGCGTCTTCGCCCTGGAGGAGATCGCCGAGGCGCACCGGTACATGGAGGCGGGCTCGCAGGTCGGGAAGATCGTCGTCACCGTGGAGCACTGA
- a CDS encoding SpoIIE family protein phosphatase gives MARLSQRDAGRSRRGRVAEARSALGGRSVAGQVFVSQVAIVLLLVVAAVVALVLQVRHDSTIEARNRSVAVAEAFANAPGTREALDAPDPTAVLQPRAEAARKATGVDFIVVLNTDGIRYTHPKPDRIGKKFVGTLAPALAGKVVTEEVDGTIGRLVQAVVPIKAPDGKVVGMVSAGITTEHVGGTADEQMPLLLGAAAGGLALATAGTALVSRRLRRQTHGLGPHEMTKMYEHHDAVLHAVREGVLIVSGEGVLLLANDEAERLLHLPADAEGRHVLELGLPADTADLLASGRVATDEVHLVGDRLLAVNQRLTDLEGGPAGSVATLRDSTELRALSGRAETARERLNMLYDAGVGIGTSLDVTRTAEELAELAVPRFADFVTVDLFDAVLSGGQPDSGTDLRRTAFSGIRKDAPLHSVGDRMRLVASSPQIRALHSGQAVLEARLAESPGWRAQDLERTAQVLEFGIHSLIAVPLRAGALVLGVVNFWRSEKPEPFDTDELALAEELVARAAVSIDNARRYTREHTMAVTLQRSLLPRNLPEQNALDIAYRYLPAQAGVGGDWFDVLPLSGARVALIVGDVVGHGLYAAATMGRLRTAVHNFSALDLPPDELLVLLDELVSRIDQDETQDGDSAPVTGATCLYAVYDPVSRICTVARAGHPPPALIHPDGSVEFPDVPAGPPLGLGGLPFETADLELAEGSRLVLYTDGLVEDRERDIDVGLELLRTALERAGESPEDTCRTVLDSRLTSRAVDDIALIVARTRALGADQVAEWDVPSDPAAVAQVRADVTRQLSRWGLEELEFATELILSELVTNAIRYGGEPIRVRVLRDRSLICEVFDSSSTSPHLRYAAMTDEGGRGLFLVAQLAERWGTRYTPEGKVIWAEQPLP, from the coding sequence ATGGCCCGACTCTCGCAGCGTGACGCAGGCCGGTCGCGGCGCGGGCGAGTCGCCGAAGCCCGGTCGGCGCTGGGTGGACGCAGCGTAGCCGGACAGGTGTTCGTATCGCAGGTCGCGATCGTGCTGCTGCTGGTCGTGGCCGCGGTGGTGGCGCTGGTGCTGCAGGTGCGGCACGACAGCACGATCGAGGCCCGCAACCGTTCGGTCGCGGTCGCCGAGGCGTTCGCCAACGCGCCGGGCACCCGCGAAGCCCTCGACGCCCCCGATCCCACGGCGGTCCTGCAGCCGCGGGCCGAAGCGGCGCGCAAGGCCACCGGCGTGGACTTCATCGTGGTCCTGAACACCGACGGGATCCGCTACACGCATCCCAAGCCGGACCGCATCGGGAAGAAGTTCGTCGGCACCCTGGCGCCCGCACTGGCGGGGAAGGTCGTGACCGAGGAGGTCGACGGGACCATCGGCCGGCTGGTGCAGGCCGTCGTACCGATCAAGGCGCCCGACGGGAAGGTCGTGGGGATGGTGTCGGCCGGCATCACCACCGAGCACGTGGGCGGCACCGCGGACGAGCAGATGCCGCTCCTGCTGGGCGCCGCGGCGGGCGGCCTCGCCCTGGCCACGGCGGGCACGGCCCTGGTCAGCAGGCGGCTGCGGCGCCAGACGCACGGTCTGGGACCGCACGAGATGACCAAGATGTACGAGCATCACGACGCGGTGCTGCACGCCGTGCGCGAGGGCGTGCTCATCGTGAGCGGCGAGGGGGTGCTGTTGCTCGCCAACGACGAGGCCGAGCGGCTGCTCCATCTGCCCGCCGACGCCGAGGGCCGCCACGTCCTCGAACTCGGCCTTCCGGCGGACACCGCCGACCTGCTGGCCTCGGGGCGGGTCGCCACGGACGAGGTGCACCTGGTCGGCGACCGGCTGCTGGCCGTCAACCAGCGGCTCACGGACCTGGAGGGCGGCCCGGCCGGCAGCGTGGCGACGCTGCGCGACTCGACGGAACTGCGGGCCCTGTCCGGCCGGGCCGAGACGGCACGGGAGCGCCTGAACATGCTGTACGACGCCGGGGTGGGCATCGGCACCAGCCTGGACGTGACCCGGACCGCCGAGGAACTGGCCGAGCTGGCCGTGCCCCGGTTCGCGGACTTCGTCACCGTGGACCTGTTCGACGCCGTACTGAGCGGCGGGCAGCCGGACTCGGGCACCGATCTGCGCCGCACGGCGTTCAGCGGGATCCGCAAGGACGCGCCGCTCCACTCGGTGGGCGACCGGATGCGGCTGGTCGCGTCCTCGCCGCAGATCCGCGCGCTGCACTCCGGGCAGGCTGTCCTCGAAGCGCGTCTGGCCGAGTCCCCCGGCTGGCGGGCCCAGGACCTCGAACGGACCGCGCAGGTCCTGGAGTTCGGCATCCACTCGCTGATCGCGGTGCCGCTGCGCGCGGGCGCCCTGGTCCTGGGTGTGGTCAACTTCTGGCGCTCGGAGAAGCCCGAGCCCTTCGACACCGACGAACTCGCCCTGGCGGAGGAGCTGGTGGCCCGGGCCGCGGTCTCCATCGACAACGCCCGCCGCTACACCCGCGAGCACACCATGGCGGTGACGCTGCAACGCAGTCTGCTGCCGCGCAACCTGCCCGAGCAGAACGCCCTCGACATCGCCTATCGCTACCTGCCCGCGCAGGCGGGGGTGGGCGGCGACTGGTTCGACGTCCTGCCGCTGTCCGGCGCGCGCGTGGCGCTGATCGTCGGGGACGTCGTCGGCCACGGACTGTACGCGGCGGCGACGATGGGCCGGCTGCGTACCGCGGTCCACAACTTCTCCGCCCTCGACCTGCCGCCCGACGAACTGCTGGTCCTGCTGGACGAACTGGTCAGCCGCATCGACCAGGACGAGACCCAGGACGGCGACAGCGCCCCGGTCACCGGAGCGACCTGTCTGTACGCCGTCTACGACCCGGTCTCCCGGATCTGCACCGTCGCCCGCGCCGGACACCCGCCGCCCGCCCTGATCCACCCGGACGGCAGCGTGGAGTTCCCGGACGTGCCCGCGGGTCCCCCGCTGGGTCTCGGCGGGCTGCCGTTCGAGACGGCCGACCTCGAACTGGCCGAGGGCAGCCGTCTCGTGCTCTACACGGACGGGCTGGTCGAGGACCGGGAGCGGGACATCGACGTAGGTCTGGAACTCCTGCGGACCGCCCTGGAGCGGGCCGGTGAGTCGCCGGAGGACACCTGCCGGACCGTGCTCGACTCCCGGCTCACCTCCCGGGCCGTCGACGACATCGCCCTGATCGTGGCCCGCACCCGGGCGCTCGGCGCGGACCAGGTCGCCGAGTGGGACGTGCCGTCCGACCCGGCGGCCGTCGCACAGGTGCGCGCCGACGTCACCCGGCAGCTGTCCCGATGGGGGCTGGAGGAGCTGGAGTTCGCCACCGAGCTGATCCTGAGCGAGCTGGTGACCAACGCGATCCGGTACGGCGGCGAGCCCATCCGCGTGCGGGTGCTGCGCGACCGCAGCCTGATCTGCGAGGTCTTCGACAGCAGCAGCACCTCGCCCCATCTGCGGTACGCGGCGATGACGGACGAGGGCGGCCGCGGCCTGTTCCTCGTCGCGCAGCTCGCCGAGCGCTGGGGCACGCGGTACACACCCGAGGGCAAGGTCATCTGGGCGGAGCAGCCGCTGCCGTAA
- a CDS encoding GNAT family N-acetyltransferase, which translates to MTSSAVIRSYRPEDRAALEDICIRTAHNGLDSRPVYADPGILPVIFATPYAELEPDLVFVLDDGQGQAVGYVLGTADTARFADDFREKWLPLVADRYPERSGPPATPDEAMIPLLHHPERMVVPELAAYPAHLHIDLLPEWQGRGHGRELMRTFLRALRDRGVPAVHLVMATANVPARAFYDRLGFHEIDVPDLGGPVACLGRTTGELDRL; encoded by the coding sequence ATGACTTCGTCAGCCGTGATCCGCTCGTACCGTCCCGAGGACCGAGCCGCCCTCGAGGACATCTGCATCCGCACCGCACACAACGGCCTGGACAGCCGCCCCGTGTACGCGGACCCCGGAATCCTTCCGGTGATCTTCGCGACTCCCTACGCCGAACTGGAACCGGACCTCGTGTTCGTGCTGGACGACGGGCAAGGGCAGGCGGTCGGCTACGTCCTCGGCACCGCCGACACGGCCCGCTTCGCCGACGACTTCCGCGAGAAGTGGCTCCCGCTGGTCGCCGACCGTTACCCGGAACGCAGCGGCCCGCCCGCCACCCCCGACGAGGCGATGATCCCGCTGCTGCATCACCCCGAGCGCATGGTCGTCCCCGAACTCGCCGCCTACCCCGCCCACTTGCACATCGACCTGCTCCCCGAGTGGCAGGGCCGCGGTCACGGCCGGGAGTTGATGCGGACCTTCCTGCGGGCCCTGCGGGATCGCGGGGTGCCGGCCGTGCATCTGGTGATGGCGACGGCCAACGTCCCGGCCCGCGCCTTCTACGACCGCCTCGGCTTCCATGAGATCGACGTTCCGGACCTGGGCGGCCCGGTCGCCTGCCTGGGGCGTACGACGGGAGAACTCGACCGTCTCTAG